The Cryptosporangium aurantiacum nucleotide sequence ATCTCCCAGGCGACGTCGGGGACCAGCGGCCGCGAGGTTCCGGCGCCGATGCCCGGCACGACACGGCGGCCGGGCGGTGGTGCGTGCAGCTTCTCGGTCATGAAGCTCCTCCGGCCGGCTACGGGAACGGATGCGGTGACGGGTTGTCGTGGTCGGTGATGCCTCGGTGCCCCAGCTTCTGCGGCACGGTCCACAACCGCGTGCCGCCGAGGGCCCGGTAGCGGTGGCCCATGCAGAGCGGGTGCAAACCGGGCACGACCGCGCGGACGACGTACAGTCCGGCCACCGCGACGTCGTCGGTGGTGAGGTCGACGAGGAGGGTGTGGTACCCGGTGTCCGCGATTCGGTCCACCACCCACCGCAGCTGGTCAGCGGGATCGTGCGGAGGCGGAGCGCTGATCTCGTCGAGGTCGATCTCGCGGACGTCCTCGAACAGGAAGCTCGCGAGCGGCGCGTTCGCGTGGTCGCACCAGAAGTTCAAGTGCTCCACCTGGCTGACCACGTTCTCGTGCCCCTCGACCACTTCCAGCCGTGGCGCGTAGTCGAAGATCTGCTGGCAGTACCGCCGGGTGTGCTCGAGTTCCTCGAGGCCCTTCCGGACGGCTTCGGCGGCGGTCATCGCGGTCGCGGCGGCGAACGCCAGCGCCGGGCGCTCGGGGGACGATGACCGTAGGACGGTCATGACGGTGGGGATACCGAGGTCGGTGGTGACGTCGAAGACGATGGCCTCCAGGCCGACCCGGTCGAAGCGGTCGACGAGGTCCGCCGACACCGGATCGAGGCTCGCGGGCCGGATCCGCGCCGGCCGCATCATCGCCTGCCAGGTCAGGACGAACGCATCGCGCTCCACCACCTCGCACACCGCGGACACCGACGCCTCGAGTACCGAACGCCCACAGGAGAGGCCCGTCGAGATCGGCTCGATCACCGGGGCCTCGCCCGGCGCGTAGTAGTACGGCACGTAGACCGAGGCCGTCGGGACATGCTGCGTCTGACGGGTCACCGCGTTGTACGCCGCCGTCCACCGCACCGGCGACTCGTCGGTGAACGGAACCATCTGGAACCCCGGTTCGCCGTACTGCGCCGGGGTGTAGAGCGCGAAGTCCGCGGGTGGCACGCAGTCGAAGTCCGCGGCGCTGCGGGCGACGACCGGGAAGTCGTCGAGGTCGTAGATCGCCGCGCAGTATCGCTCGACGGCCTCGCCCATCGCCTTGCCGGCGGCCCGGAGCGGCTCAGTGGACGCCCCTCCGGTGTTCGCGAAGTTCCGCTGCCCGGTGAACGCAGCGGTGTCGGAGGCGCGTCCGCTGTACTGGAAAAACTCGGGGGCACCGGGTGATCTCGGTACTTCCGAGATCGCCCGGATCACTCCGACCTTCGGATCGAGGAGGTAGGCGAGACGGCGCGCGAGGTCCGCGGGGTCGTCCGCCGTGCGGGACGCGGTCATCCGTGGGGCTCGTGCGTGCCGGGAAGGAACGTCCGGCCGAAGATCTCGGTGGTCGACCGCGCCGACGCTTCACCGCAGACCGGGCAGCGCGGCAGCTTGAGCACCGGACGGCAGACCAACCCCGGCGCGAGCAGGTCCACCTCGATCAACGCGCCGATGACGCGTGGACTACCCCAGGCGCCCAGCAGCCGGGAGATCTCCAGCGCCGCGAACTGACCGAGCGCAGCCGGTAGCGCGGGATGGTAGGCCGCCGTGACGCCCTGGCCGAAGAACGCGAGCGGCTCGGTGCTGCGCATCTCCTCCCGCTGGTCGAGGTTCGCGTTCTGGCGGAGGTAGGCGCACTCGAAACACGCCGCCCGCCCCGGCACCGACAGCGGCCCGACGTATCCGACCAGGTCCTGGAGGACCACTGGGAGGAACGGGATGTCTCGCTCCAGGCTGTACCTGTTCCAGACCCGCATCAAATCCAGTCCGCCGAAATCCGACGTCGCTACCAAGCAATGAAGGCCGGATCGGTCTTTTTCCGACCATTCGTCGTAGGCAACCGGGACGCCGAGATCCGCCGGCCACGAATCGACGGACACCTCACCGGACTCGTCGAGCATCCGGAGATTACAGAGGAACGGATAATTGACTACTTCGACTGTGCCGATCCCGGCCGCCCGCAGAGTCGACACCAGCGCAGCAGAAACCTCGTTGACACCGATTACCGCGATATGCGCTTTTGCCAGTTGTTGCGCGACTTCTCCGGGCGACGCCCCCGCCGACCAATGGAACAGCTCCAGCGGAGTTTCCCAGGGTGGATCCGGATCCGGCTCGTCGTCCGCGAGCAGCAGACGATGTTGCTCCAATTGTTCGAGCAAAGCGTCCGCATTCGAGCGGGTTGCTCCGTCGAACAACTCCCGAATGTCCTCGACGCTCGAACCGCGAGCGGCGGCGTCCAGCACCGTGAGGACAAATTCATAGGCGCCGGATCCACCGACCCGCAACTCCATGCGACCGCGCTTGATGATCACGCCGCCCGCGATCGGGACGAGTTGCAGGGGGCGTAACCGGAGCGCTCGAGCAGACGACCCGCTCACCGGCTCACGCGACCTGGACTACCGCGTCCTGGTCCGCTGCCGGGGCGACCGCCGCCGCGCAGCACGAACAACACGGTGTACAGCAACAGCAGCTGACGCCACCGTCGCCGGTATCCGTCTGCATCGCGGCCTCCATCTCTTCCAGGCCGTTGACCGCGAACCGCTGGTGGAATGCTTCCTCGACGGACTTCAGGTCGTCGAACGTGAGACCCAGTTCTCGCATCTTGTCGCCGGCTCCGGAGCCCTGCAACGCGAGCAGATCGCCCTTCGTCAGCGTTTTGGCCTTCGGCGAGAGCAGCGCGGCTTGGTCAGGCGTCAGCATTTTGAAGATCGGGATATCGAGCGGCATCGTCCCACTGAAAGCCCCGGCCTCACCGCCGGGAATTTCGGCATCCGACCCGAGTGCGAATTTGAGCGCCTGAAGCGCGAGCGTCGGATGCGCGAGCACGGCTTCGCGGAGAGTCTGCAGACTCAGCGTCGTCGTATCGGGCGTGCCTTCCGTTGTGTCAACCGCGATGACCCGAAACTCCGTCGCCATTTCAGCCCCTCCCCTTGCGCGCCACCGTGAAACATTCCGGGCCCGCAGCGCTCGGCCCGCGTCGAAAGTTCGTGAGGTAGCTGCACTCTAAAAGCGACGATCAATGCGGTCAACAGCCATCCGGGCGGAACGGCATGCCAATTCACGGACCCGACCGAATTCAATTACTCCGCAGAAACAGCAGTCACATTGGTCTCATTCGAACTCATGCTGCATCAACTGACGCGCTGCTTCGGTGAGAGAGCCGGACAGAGACGGGTAAATCGAGATCGTCTGGGCGATCTGATCGACCGTGAGGTGGTTCTGCACGGCCATCGCGATCGGCAGGATCAGCTCGCTCGCCCGCGGTGCGACGACCACCCCGCCGATCACCAATCCGGACGCCGGGCGGCAGAACAGCTTCACAAAACCGTCCGTCAGCCCCTGCATCTTCGCGCGCGGGTTCGTCCCGAGCGGCAGCGTGATCGTGCGGGCGGGCACCTCCCCCGCCTCCATCGTGGTCTGCCCGAACCCGACCGTGGCGATCTCCGGATCGGTGAACACGTTCGCGGCGACCGTCCGCAACCGCAGCGGCTGCACGGCCTCGCCGAGCGCGTGCCACACCGCGATCCGGCCCTGCATCGCCGCGACCGAGGCGAGCATCAGCACGCCGGTGACGTCACCCGCCGCGTAGATACCGGGCAGGTTGGTGCGCGAGACCCGGTCGACGGTGATGAACCCGCCGCCCCCGACCTCGACACCGCACTCCTTCAACCCCAGGTCGGCGGTGTTCGGCACGGAGCCGATCGTCATCAGCGCGTGGCTGCCCTCGACCGTGCGGCCGTCGGTCAGCCGCACCACGACACCGTCGGCGGTGCGCTCGACGCCCTCGGCGCGCGCGTTGTAGAGGATCGTCATGCCGCGCCGCGCGAACACCTGCTCGATCTGGGTCGCGGCGTCGGAATCCTCGTGCGGCATGACCCGGTCACGGCTGGAGACGAGCGTGACCTGGACGCCCATCGCGAGGTACGCGCTGGCGAACTCCGCACCGGTGACACCGGAGCCGACCACCACCAGGTGCGTCGGCAGCTCGGGCAGGTCGTAGACGTCCCGCCAGGTCAGGATCCGCTCGCCGTCCGGCTCGGCGCCGGGGATGACGCGCGGCGAGGCTCCGGTGGCGAGCAGGACGGTGTCGGTCTCCACCTGGTACGGCGCGGAGCCAGTGGGCTCGATCGTGACGATGTGCCGCAGCCCGACGCGACCGTCCAGCCGGGCGAACCCGCTGATCACCTCGACGCCGGCGGACGCCACCGTGCTGCGGATGTCGGCGGACTGCGCCAGCGCCAGCCCCTTCACCCGGCCGTGCACCGCCGACGCGTTGACCTTGACGTCCTCGGGCTCGCAGGCCATCACGCCGAGCGAATCGCCATGCCGGAACGCGGTTGCCGCGTCGGACGTCGCGATGAACGTCTTGCTGGGGACGCAGTCGTAGAGGACACACGCTCCGCCGAGCCCGTCCCGCTCGACGAGCGTCACCTCGGCACCCAGACGAGCCGCGACGAGCGCAGCCTCGTATCCCGCGGGACCGCCACCAATGATTACGATGCGCGACACGTCCCGACCCTAGCTGACTCCTGGATCGGTTCTCCGAAGCCGTGGCGGCCGGGCGACGGCGATGTGACCCACGGGGTTAGAGTGCGGGTCCATGGGCCTCTACGCCGCCTACGGGACGAACATGCACCCGAGCCAGATGCAAGAACGGTGCCCGCGCTCCCCGAGCGCCGGATCCGGCTGGCTGGAGGGGTGGCGGCTGACGTTCGGCGGCGAGGAACTCGGCTGGGACGGTGCGCTCGCCACGATCGTCGAGGACCCGAACGAGCGGGTGTTCGTCGCGTTGTACGACGTCAGCGAGTTCGACGAGCCCACGCTGGACGCTTGGGAGGGCGCCGACCGGGGCCTGTACCGGAAGCTCAAGATCCGGGTGCACACGCTCGAGGGCGAGGTGCTGGCCTGGTTGCACGTGCTCGACTCGTTCGAGGGCGGGATGCCGTCGGCGCGCTACCTCGGCCTGATCGCCGACGCAGCCGAGGCCGCAGGCGCACCCGACGACTACGTCCGCTCCCTCCGCGACCGGCCCTGCACGTCAACCGAGCTGTAGCTCCCAGTGCTCGGCCAGGCCGGCCGGGTCGAGGGAGTCCTCGGCGCTGGTGTGCTCGAGGGTGAACCCGGCCTTCGCGTAGATCGCGCGGGCGGCGGTGAGCGCGTCCTGCGTGTGCAGGACCATCCGCCGGTACCCCACGGCGCGCGCGAACGCGACGCACTCGTCCACCAGTCGGACGCCGAGCCGGTGGCCACGTGCGGCCGGCTCGACCAGCAGGAGCCGTAGCCGCGCGGTCTCGTCGTCCTCGAACTCGCAGCCGACGGAGCCGAGCAGGCGTCCGTTGCGCTCGGCCACCCAGAACCGCTGGCGACTCTGGTCCGCGCGTCCCAGGAACCGAGCGATGATCGCGGCGACCGCGGCCTCGAAGCCCGGCCAGCCGTACTCCTCCTGGTAGACCTGCGCATGCCGGGTGAGCACCCATCCCAGCTCGCCGGGCCCGGCCGGGCGGATCCGGACCTCGGCCTCCGGCGGCGCGCCGAACATCTCGGCGATCGTGTCGAGTGCCGCGACCAGCGCCTCCCGATCCGCCGTCGACAGCGGCTCGAGCAACTCGGCGACCAGCGCGTCGGACCGCACCGCGAGGTGCCTGGCCACGTACCGGCCGGATTCGGTGACCGCGACGAGCTGCCTGCGTCGATCGTCCGGATCGGCGTTTCGGGTGATCAGGCCCCGCTTCGCGAGCCGGTCCAGCAGGCGGGTCGTGTACCCCGGGTCGAGCTGCAGCCGACCGCGAAGCTCCACCACCGGCTGCGGGGATCGCTGCGTGACTTCGTAGACCAGGCGCGCCTCGGGGAGGCTCAGCCCGGATTGCAGGTAGCTGTCGTCGAGGAGGGCGGTCACCTCGGTCCAGGTCCGGTTGAAGCGTCGGACGGTGGCGACCTGTTCGGTGGCGGGCATGAGGCCATCGTGCCGCATTCTTTGACGGAGTCAAAGGATTTCGTTTGGGCTGTTTCTCGTCGCGGCATGGGGTAGAGAGGAGACGTGGCCGAGAAGGACCGGCTGGCGCGTTACCGGGCGATGCGCTCCGCCGACCGCACGCCCGAGCCGGTGCCGGACGACGCGCCGGTCACCGCTGGTGACGAGGTAGCTCCGCGGTTCGTGATCCAGGAGCACCACGCACGCGCACTGCACTGGGACTTCCGGCTGGAGCGGGACGGCGTCCTGGTCTCCTGGGCGATCCCGAAGGGGCTGCCGCCCGATCCGAAGCAGAACCACCTCGCGGTGCACACCGAGGACCACCCGCTCGACTACGCGACGTTCGAGGGGGAGATCCCGGCGGGCGAGTACGGCGGCGGCTCCGTCTCGATCTGGGACCACGGCACATACGAGCTGGAGAAATGGACCGACCGCGAGGTCAAGGTCGTGCTGCACGGAACTCGATCCCAGGGTCGGTTCGTGCTGTTCCGCACCGGTGGCGACGGGGGAAAACGCGGCCGGGACTGGATGATCCACCGGATGGACCCGCCCGATCCCGGCTGGCGACCACTGCCCGAGCTGGTGCCCCCGATGCTCGCGACGCTCGGCACGCTGCCGAGCGACGACGACGAGTGGGCGTACGAGATGAAGTGGGACGGCGTCCGGCTGGTGCTGTACGTCGCCGGCGGTCGCGTCCGCGCGCTGACCCGCAACAACCGGGACGTCACCAGCAACTATCCGGAGCTGAGCGCGCTCGCCGCCTCGGTCGGCGTCCGGCAGCTGGTGATCGACGGCGAGGTCGTCGCCGTCGACGCCTCCGGCCGGATCAGCTTCGGAGCACTGCAGAACCGGATGCACGTCGCTCGGCCGGGAAAGTCGCTGCTGGCGAGCTCGCCGGTGACCTACCTGGCATTCGACCTGCTGCACCTGGACGGGACGCCGCTGCTCGACCAGCCGTACGTCGAACGGCGCCGCCTGCTCACCGAGCTGAACCTGCGCGGTCCGCACTGGTCGTCACCACCGCACTTCGACGGCGGCGGCCGGGACGCGGTCGCCACCAGCCGCGCCCAGGGCCTCGAAGGCGTCGTCGCCAAGCGGCTGACCTCGAAGTACGTCCCCGGCAAGCGCAGCAGGGACTGGGTGAAGGTGAAGAACGTCCGCACCCAGGAGGTCGTCGTCGGCGGCTGGCGTCCGGGGGCTGGCCGCCGCGAGGGGCGGGTCGGCTCGCTGCTGCTCGGCATCCCCGGGCCGGACGGCCTGGAGTACGTCGGCCACGTCGGGACCGGGTTCACCGAGGCGGTGCTCGACGAGCTCACCGCCCGGCTGCGCCGAGCGCAGCGGAAGACCAGCCCGTTCGTGACGACGCTCCCCCGGCCGCACGCGAAGGACGCGCACTGGGTGACGCCGCAGCTGGTC carries:
- a CDS encoding YcaO-like family protein, with the translated sequence MTASRTADDPADLARRLAYLLDPKVGVIRAISEVPRSPGAPEFFQYSGRASDTAAFTGQRNFANTGGASTEPLRAAGKAMGEAVERYCAAIYDLDDFPVVARSAADFDCVPPADFALYTPAQYGEPGFQMVPFTDESPVRWTAAYNAVTRQTQHVPTASVYVPYYYAPGEAPVIEPISTGLSCGRSVLEASVSAVCEVVERDAFVLTWQAMMRPARIRPASLDPVSADLVDRFDRVGLEAIVFDVTTDLGIPTVMTVLRSSSPERPALAFAAATAMTAAEAVRKGLEELEHTRRYCQQIFDYAPRLEVVEGHENVVSQVEHLNFWCDHANAPLASFLFEDVREIDLDEISAPPPHDPADQLRWVVDRIADTGYHTLLVDLTTDDVAVAGLYVVRAVVPGLHPLCMGHRYRALGGTRLWTVPQKLGHRGITDHDNPSPHPFP
- a CDS encoding TOMM precursor leader peptide-binding protein, which translates into the protein MSGSSARALRLRPLQLVPIAGGVIIKRGRMELRVGGSGAYEFVLTVLDAAARGSSVEDIRELFDGATRSNADALLEQLEQHRLLLADDEPDPDPPWETPLELFHWSAGASPGEVAQQLAKAHIAVIGVNEVSAALVSTLRAAGIGTVEVVNYPFLCNLRMLDESGEVSVDSWPADLGVPVAYDEWSEKDRSGLHCLVATSDFGGLDLMRVWNRYSLERDIPFLPVVLQDLVGYVGPLSVPGRAACFECAYLRQNANLDQREEMRSTEPLAFFGQGVTAAYHPALPAALGQFAALEISRLLGAWGSPRVIGALIEVDLLAPGLVCRPVLKLPRCPVCGEASARSTTEIFGRTFLPGTHEPHG
- a CDS encoding NAD(P)H-quinone dehydrogenase — its product is MSRIVIIGGGPAGYEAALVAARLGAEVTLVERDGLGGACVLYDCVPSKTFIATSDAATAFRHGDSLGVMACEPEDVKVNASAVHGRVKGLALAQSADIRSTVASAGVEVISGFARLDGRVGLRHIVTIEPTGSAPYQVETDTVLLATGASPRVIPGAEPDGERILTWRDVYDLPELPTHLVVVGSGVTGAEFASAYLAMGVQVTLVSSRDRVMPHEDSDAATQIEQVFARRGMTILYNARAEGVERTADGVVVRLTDGRTVEGSHALMTIGSVPNTADLGLKECGVEVGGGGFITVDRVSRTNLPGIYAAGDVTGVLMLASVAAMQGRIAVWHALGEAVQPLRLRTVAANVFTDPEIATVGFGQTTMEAGEVPARTITLPLGTNPRAKMQGLTDGFVKLFCRPASGLVIGGVVVAPRASELILPIAMAVQNHLTVDQIAQTISIYPSLSGSLTEAARQLMQHEFE
- a CDS encoding gamma-glutamylcyclotransferase family protein, producing MGLYAAYGTNMHPSQMQERCPRSPSAGSGWLEGWRLTFGGEELGWDGALATIVEDPNERVFVALYDVSEFDEPTLDAWEGADRGLYRKLKIRVHTLEGEVLAWLHVLDSFEGGMPSARYLGLIADAAEAAGAPDDYVRSLRDRPCTSTEL
- a CDS encoding bifunctional helix-turn-helix transcriptional regulator/GNAT family N-acetyltransferase, with product MPATEQVATVRRFNRTWTEVTALLDDSYLQSGLSLPEARLVYEVTQRSPQPVVELRGRLQLDPGYTTRLLDRLAKRGLITRNADPDDRRRQLVAVTESGRYVARHLAVRSDALVAELLEPLSTADREALVAALDTIAEMFGAPPEAEVRIRPAGPGELGWVLTRHAQVYQEEYGWPGFEAAVAAIIARFLGRADQSRQRFWVAERNGRLLGSVGCEFEDDETARLRLLLVEPAARGHRLGVRLVDECVAFARAVGYRRMVLHTQDALTAARAIYAKAGFTLEHTSAEDSLDPAGLAEHWELQLG
- the ligD gene encoding non-homologous end-joining DNA ligase, coding for MAEKDRLARYRAMRSADRTPEPVPDDAPVTAGDEVAPRFVIQEHHARALHWDFRLERDGVLVSWAIPKGLPPDPKQNHLAVHTEDHPLDYATFEGEIPAGEYGGGSVSIWDHGTYELEKWTDREVKVVLHGTRSQGRFVLFRTGGDGGKRGRDWMIHRMDPPDPGWRPLPELVPPMLATLGTLPSDDDEWAYEMKWDGVRLVLYVAGGRVRALTRNNRDVTSNYPELSALAASVGVRQLVIDGEVVAVDASGRISFGALQNRMHVARPGKSLLASSPVTYLAFDLLHLDGTPLLDQPYVERRRLLTELNLRGPHWSSPPHFDGGGRDAVATSRAQGLEGVVAKRLTSKYVPGKRSRDWVKVKNVRTQEVVVGGWRPGAGRREGRVGSLLLGIPGPDGLEYVGHVGTGFTEAVLDELTARLRRAQRKTSPFVTTLPRPHAKDAHWVTPQLVGEVAFGEWTDEGFLRHPSWRGLRTDKTPDDVTRES